One stretch of Streptomyces hygroscopicus DNA includes these proteins:
- a CDS encoding GCN5 family N-acetyltransferase, translating into MLDSAVAWMNDRGNTEQWGTTPYSQKTGGVARVERYTTVNAPYIAELDGTPVGAMVLDSGPSPQVPIAPAGEPERYVRLLVSDRQHAGLGIGAALLAHAVEETRRAGVGLLRVDCWAGGGGELVAFYERNGFTATDRFLSGSWPGQVLARRVD; encoded by the coding sequence ATGCTCGACTCCGCGGTGGCCTGGATGAACGATCGCGGCAACACCGAGCAGTGGGGCACGACGCCGTATTCGCAGAAGACAGGCGGCGTGGCGCGGGTCGAGCGGTACACGACCGTGAATGCCCCGTATATCGCGGAGTTGGACGGAACGCCCGTCGGAGCCATGGTGCTGGACTCCGGGCCCAGCCCGCAGGTGCCGATCGCACCGGCCGGGGAACCCGAGCGGTACGTCCGGCTGCTGGTCTCCGACCGACAACACGCCGGCCTCGGCATCGGGGCGGCGCTGCTGGCACATGCTGTCGAGGAGACCCGGCGGGCCGGCGTGGGACTGCTGCGGGTCGACTGCTGGGCGGGCGGCGGGGGCGAACTGGTCGCGTTCTACGAGCGCAACGGTTTCACCGCCACCGACCGTTTCCTGTCCGGATCCTGGCCCGGACAGGTGCTGGCCCGGCGGGTCGACTGA
- a CDS encoding hisitidine kinase: MDLTPYVDNLRRELAVAAEAGGEEARELADRLTAPLESATRLTMLNVLSAAMDEITRELAPGSVDVRLRGLDPDFVVTRPAGGEAYEDRSGPAEPLKAPAPAPADGDDGGTARVNLRLPGHLKARAEEAANREGLSVNAWLVRAVSAAVDGGAPSRTTEQPRTTRTVGQSFTGWVR, from the coding sequence ATGGACCTGACGCCCTATGTCGACAACCTCCGCCGCGAACTCGCGGTGGCCGCCGAAGCCGGCGGCGAAGAAGCCCGCGAGCTGGCCGACCGGCTCACCGCTCCCCTGGAGTCGGCGACCCGGCTGACGATGCTCAATGTGCTCTCCGCCGCGATGGACGAGATCACCCGCGAACTCGCCCCCGGCTCGGTCGACGTACGGCTGCGCGGGCTCGACCCCGACTTCGTGGTGACACGGCCGGCGGGCGGCGAGGCGTACGAGGACAGGAGCGGACCCGCCGAGCCGCTCAAGGCACCGGCCCCGGCACCCGCCGACGGCGACGACGGTGGCACCGCCCGCGTCAATCTGCGGCTGCCCGGCCACCTCAAGGCGCGCGCCGAGGAGGCCGCGAACCGCGAGGGCCTGTCGGTCAACGCGTGGCTGGTACGAGCCGTGTCGGCCGCGGTCGACGGCGGCGCCCCGTCACGTACGACGGAGCAGCCGCGCACCACCCGCACCGTCGGACAGAGCTTCACGGGCTGGGTGCGCTAA
- a CDS encoding ABC transporter gives MPSSVMPTSRHGGQQPPAVSTADLRKSYGDKTVLDGIDLRIPSGSVFALLGPNGAGKTTTVQILSTLLAADGGQAQVAGHDVATSPEGVRAAIGVTGQFAALDDLLTAEENVLLMADLLRLGKREGRRRAKELLERFDIADVAHKRAAFFSGGMRRRLDLAMTLVGDPQVIFLDEPTTGLDPRSRRTMWETVRSLVAGGVTVFLTTQYLEEADQLADRIAVLDGGRIVAEGTADELKAQIPGSHVRLRFTDPDEYERAAAAFPDAARDDEQLALRVAGDGDLDALRALFDRLDAAGIRAADFSVHTPDLDDVFLALTGDGSTNTALHVKETLR, from the coding sequence GTGCCTTCATCTGTCATGCCCACGTCCAGGCATGGCGGCCAGCAGCCGCCCGCCGTCTCCACCGCGGATCTGCGCAAGTCGTACGGCGACAAGACCGTCCTCGACGGCATCGATCTGCGCATCCCGTCCGGCTCCGTGTTCGCGCTGCTCGGGCCGAACGGCGCCGGAAAGACCACCACCGTGCAGATCCTGTCCACGCTGCTCGCGGCCGACGGCGGCCAGGCCCAGGTCGCGGGCCACGACGTCGCCACCTCACCGGAGGGGGTACGCGCCGCGATCGGCGTCACCGGGCAGTTCGCCGCACTCGACGACCTGCTCACCGCCGAGGAGAACGTGCTCCTCATGGCCGACCTGCTGCGCCTCGGCAAGCGCGAAGGACGCAGGCGGGCCAAGGAACTGCTGGAGCGGTTCGACATCGCGGACGTCGCGCACAAGCGCGCCGCGTTCTTCTCCGGCGGTATGCGGCGCCGGCTCGACCTCGCCATGACACTGGTCGGCGACCCGCAGGTGATCTTCCTCGACGAGCCGACGACCGGGCTGGACCCGCGCAGCCGCCGCACCATGTGGGAGACCGTGCGCTCACTGGTCGCCGGTGGTGTCACCGTCTTCCTCACCACCCAGTACCTGGAAGAGGCCGACCAGTTGGCGGACCGGATCGCCGTGCTCGACGGCGGCCGGATCGTCGCCGAGGGCACCGCCGACGAGCTCAAGGCGCAGATCCCCGGCAGCCATGTACGCCTGCGGTTCACCGACCCCGACGAGTACGAGCGCGCGGCCGCCGCCTTCCCCGACGCGGCCCGGGACGATGAGCAGCTCGCCCTGCGCGTCGCGGGCGACGGCGATCTCGACGCGCTGCGCGCCCTGTTCGACCGGCTCGACGCCGCCGGTATCCGCGCCGCCGACTTCTCCGTGCACACCCCCGACCTCGACGACGTGTTCCTCGCCCTGACCGGCGACGGCAGCACCAACACCGCGCTCCACGTGAAGGAGACCCTGCGATGA
- a CDS encoding ABC transporter permease, with product MSTLTYAVHDSMTMLRRNIKHALRYPGVSLGASMMPIMMLLLFVYAFGDSIGSGMGGGRDAYLNYLTPGIIIMGVAAGSMSTSVAVCTDMTEGIINRFRTMNITRSSFMTGHVVGSVLTTMVSLVLVVGVALAIGFRPNANPLEWLAVAGLLTAIAFAVTWLSCALGLISKTVESASNKPLLVQFLPFLGSAFVPAESMSPGLRWFAEYQPFTPMTETLRGLLSGSEIGNDGWISLAWCAGIALVGYVWSRSLFNNSTTR from the coding sequence ATGAGCACGCTCACCTACGCCGTGCACGACTCGATGACGATGCTGCGGCGCAATATCAAGCACGCGCTGCGCTATCCGGGCGTATCGCTGGGCGCCTCCATGATGCCCATCATGATGCTGCTGCTGTTCGTGTACGCCTTCGGCGACTCGATCGGCTCCGGCATGGGCGGCGGCCGGGACGCGTATCTGAACTATCTGACGCCCGGCATCATCATCATGGGAGTGGCCGCCGGCTCGATGTCGACCTCGGTCGCGGTCTGCACCGACATGACCGAGGGCATCATCAACCGCTTCCGCACCATGAACATCACGCGCTCGTCGTTCATGACGGGCCATGTCGTCGGCAGCGTCCTCACGACGATGGTGAGCCTCGTCCTGGTGGTGGGCGTCGCCCTCGCCATCGGCTTCCGGCCGAACGCCAATCCGCTGGAATGGCTGGCCGTCGCCGGCCTCCTCACGGCCATCGCGTTCGCCGTGACGTGGTTGTCGTGCGCGCTCGGCCTGATCTCCAAGACGGTGGAGTCCGCGAGCAACAAGCCGCTGCTGGTCCAGTTCCTGCCGTTCCTCGGCTCCGCGTTCGTACCGGCCGAGTCGATGTCCCCGGGCCTGCGCTGGTTCGCCGAGTACCAGCCGTTCACACCGATGACCGAGACACTGCGCGGCCTGCTCTCCGGCTCGGAGATCGGCAACGACGGCTGGATCTCGCTC